CGTGTTAACCAGTCCTTGTGGCTGGAACATCGAGCGCCATAGGACACCGACAGCAACGTTACCACCCAGAATGGAAGGGATATAATAAGCGGTTCGATAGAAATTAATCGCTTTTAATTTAAAATTTAAAATGAAAGCAACAAATAGCGCAAAACCTAATTGCAACGGTACTGTAAAAAAGGTGTAAATCGTTGTTGCTCGCAATGAGTCTGTAAAAGTTACGTCCTTAAATAGATTTATGTAATTCTGTAATCCTAAAAAATCCGGTGTTTGTCCGACACGCGCAAGCGAATAGTCCGTTAGTGAATAATAAAATGACGATAAAATCGGCCATACTGTTAACACTAAAAAACCAATAAGCCACGGCATCACGTAGAGTAAGCCTATTTTATTGTTTTTCATACAAATCCTCCAAAATTTAAGTGGCGATTGTGAATTACTAATAAAGAATATGGGAACAAGACATTGCTGTACTTTGCTCCCATAATTGTTTTTTTATAGTTGATTATTGTAGTTTATAATCTTTAGCAAGTTTTGCTGCTTGTTCTTTAGTTTGTTCGTAGACATTTTTAGCTGCTGTTTCTAAGTCTGTTCTGCCTAGTTCTACAGCTTCCATTTCAGAAGTGTAAATCGTTGTTAAAGTTCCATCTTCATAGAATGGTGTTTGATTAATTTTTACAGCTTCTTGCGCGTAATCATAAGCATCTTTCATGAATCCAGTTAGTTGACCGTCTTCAGTCAATGCTTCAACCGCTTTAGAAGAAGCTGGGATACCACGAGAGAGACCTAAAATTTTATTCGCTTCTTCACCATTTAAGAACTCATTCAAGAATGTTCCGACTTCTTCCGGGTGCTCTGTATCTTTGCTGACAACAAACAATAGAGACGGCTTAGACATTAAATTTACTTCTGTTCCGCCTTCAGCAATTGGATAGTCAACAACTACCATTTCATCACCAATTTCTTTCAGTGCTTCGTAGTCAGATGAAATACCTGCAACCCATCCAATACCACCGCCATACTCGCCTTCTAACCATTTTTTATTGGTTGCCAAGGAAACCGGCTCCGTACCAACATTTTCTAAGTAATCTTTACGTGAAACAAAGACGCGTGCATCAGCCATTTCTTTATACCACGTCATACCGTCTAAATAATCTTGTTCTGTCCAGTTCATATTCCCTTTTTCATCGAACTCTGACATACCAGTTTTTTGTTGTAACCAAATCGTTACCGGGAAACGCCAAGTTGGAGAAGCTAGCATGAATGAACCTTCTGGTAATTTTTGAGCTGCTTCAGCATAATCATCCCATGTTTTAAGTGTGGAAATATCTATACCATTACGCTCGTATTCCGATTTATTTACATACATGATGAGCGTATTCTCGCCATAAGGAACCGCTACTTGTTTACCCTCAACTTGTCCGAATGCTAAGAAGTTTTCATCGTAAGTAGATAGGTCTAGTGTACTGATTTCACCTAAATCATAGAAGCCATCATTTTGACCGAATTGTGGTACCCAGTTATAAAGTGCTGTCGTAATGTCAGCCAATGTGCCTCCTGCGTAACGAGTTGTAAACACTTGATCTAGGTCACCGAATCCACTTGGCTCACCTTTTACAGTGATATTTTTATTTCCTTCTTGAAAATTATTAATCATATTCCGGGTTGCTTCATGGCGGTCATCATTTCCCCACCAACTAAAGCTAATTTCCACTGCATCAGCATCTGCGTTTGAGCTCGTACCTGTATTTTTCTTACCTGCATCACAGCCTGCCATCACTGCAGTTGCCGAAAGAAGTGAAAGGAAACTAATTGCACCTTTTTGCCATTTTTTCATCTAATATTT
This genomic interval from Jeotgalibaca porci contains the following:
- a CDS encoding ABC transporter substrate-binding protein, translated to MKKWQKGAISFLSLLSATAVMAGCDAGKKNTGTSSNADADAVEISFSWWGNDDRHEATRNMINNFQEGNKNITVKGEPSGFGDLDQVFTTRYAGGTLADITTALYNWVPQFGQNDGFYDLGEISTLDLSTYDENFLAFGQVEGKQVAVPYGENTLIMYVNKSEYERNGIDISTLKTWDDYAEAAQKLPEGSFMLASPTWRFPVTIWLQQKTGMSEFDEKGNMNWTEQDYLDGMTWYKEMADARVFVSRKDYLENVGTEPVSLATNKKWLEGEYGGGIGWVAGISSDYEALKEIGDEMVVVDYPIAEGGTEVNLMSKPSLLFVVSKDTEHPEEVGTFLNEFLNGEEANKILGLSRGIPASSKAVEALTEDGQLTGFMKDAYDYAQEAVKINQTPFYEDGTLTTIYTSEMEAVELGRTDLETAAKNVYEQTKEQAAKLAKDYKLQ